The Primulina eburnea isolate SZY01 chromosome 8, ASM2296580v1, whole genome shotgun sequence genome contains a region encoding:
- the LOC140837863 gene encoding uncharacterized protein produces MKPFTSLSSYSPCDHSLLPYNSKNRRHGGCMGRILRRILCINSISSTRREEDGKEPPMACESASSTPGIVARLMGLEPLRSPVLKSFEPPRWPDGRYHRIIPTYQEVLEDENFFILTFESMDFHSGKRKQGSGVRCKKKGTRRGSSQEWEEENVGLSVERMYNSCNSDSNSNTRKREKKKKVKRDDNLTVIKPETEGSPQNSSPNSVLDFMESAPSHSSEDISRLKNSKLRRTLSEELENCTNPKEKTFFFNKSPRSKVRAEKWFETRELAEHEIIKSSWVCDGMSKNHHEHFQEIGKDLTSQILNQLLLEFIINFS; encoded by the exons ATGAAGCCCTTTACTTCACTCTCATCCTATTCCCCTTGTGATCATAGTTTACTCCCATACAATTCAAAAAACAGAAGACATGGAGGTTGCATGGGTAGAATCTTACGCCGAATTCTTTGCATCAACAGCATCAGCTCAACCCGTCGGGAAGAAGACGGAAAGGAACCTCCAATGGCCTGTGAATCAGCTAGTAGTACTCCTGGAATTGTCGCAAGGCTTATGGGATTAGAACCGTTGCGAAGCCCCGTGTTGAAATCTTTCGAGCCACCAAGATGGCCAGATGGGAGATATCATCGGATCATTCCCACATACCAAGAAGTACTTGAAGATGAAAACTTCTTCATTCTAACCTTTGAAAGTATGGATTTCCATTCGGGTAAAAGGAAGCAAGGTTCGGGAGTCAGGTGCAAGAAGAAAGGCACCAGAAGAGGGAGTTCGCAGGAATGGGAGGAAGAAAATGTTGGACTCAGTGTCGAAAGGATGTACAATTCTTGCaattcggattcaaattcgaATACCCGAAAACGGGAAAAGAAGAAGAAGGTGAAACGGGATGATAATTTGACAGTGATCAAACCGGAAACTGAAGGTAGTCCACAAAATTCAAGCCCCAATTCTGTTCTTGATTTTATGGAATCGGCTCCGAGCCACAGTTCAG AAGATATTTCAAGattgaaaaattcaaaattgagaAGAACATTGTCTGAAGAACTGGAGAATTGCACAAACCCGAAAGAGAAAACGTTTTTTTTCAACAAAAGTCCAAGGAGTAAGGTTCGTGCCGAAAAGTGGTTCGAAACTCGCGAGCTGGCCGAGCATGAGATAATCAAATCGAGTTGGGTATGCGACGGAATGTCTAAAAATCACCATGAACATTTCCAAGAGATCGGTAAAGATCTAACCTCGCAAATTCTTAATCAACTTTTGCTTGAGTTTATCATTAATTTTTCATAA